A region of bacterium DNA encodes the following proteins:
- a CDS encoding flippase-like domain-containing protein → MIKKFFNQWKLILGLLFSLLFLYLAFRRVEFKHMVAALTTVDYRYVLPTVAVILLSLWLRAWRWRYFLLPLQNVAMTPLFHSLLIGYLFNIFLPAHLGEIVRAYVLARKTPLTATTAFGTIVIERIIDVLVMLLLLAAAMIVYPFPQWVKTGGYLTGAFVVLLFVLLMLMKKYRSLFLRLLDRISRPLSAGLANRLNRVLDSFIQSILPLRKKSHYLIVTLQSIALWACYGYIFQLVLHAFDFIRLYQLPWTAALVLLVITTFGVLVPSSPGYVGTYHYLCQVSLGLFGVPASPALTYALVMHGINFFPILILGLIILSKEGLSISSLRKETGA, encoded by the coding sequence ATGATTAAAAAATTTTTCAACCAATGGAAGCTGATCCTTGGCCTGTTGTTCAGCCTGCTGTTCCTTTACCTGGCGTTCCGCCGAGTGGAATTCAAGCACATGGTCGCTGCTCTGACCACCGTGGACTATCGGTATGTTTTACCCACTGTCGCCGTCATCCTGCTCAGCCTATGGCTGCGGGCCTGGCGCTGGCGTTATTTTCTCCTGCCTTTGCAAAACGTGGCGATGACGCCGCTGTTCCATTCGCTGCTGATCGGCTATCTGTTCAATATTTTTCTTCCAGCTCATCTCGGTGAAATCGTTCGCGCCTATGTGCTGGCGCGCAAGACGCCGCTCACCGCCACCACCGCCTTTGGCACCATCGTCATCGAACGCATCATCGACGTACTCGTCATGCTGCTGCTCCTGGCTGCCGCCATGATCGTCTACCCCTTTCCTCAGTGGGTAAAGACCGGCGGCTATCTCACAGGCGCTTTTGTTGTACTGCTGTTCGTCCTCTTGATGTTGATGAAAAAATACCGCTCGTTGTTTCTGCGTCTGCTGGACCGGATCAGCCGACCGCTCTCAGCGGGCCTGGCAAACAGACTCAATCGAGTGCTGGATTCTTTTATTCAGAGCATTCTGCCGCTGCGAAAAAAATCCCACTATCTCATCGTCACTCTGCAATCGATCGCGTTGTGGGCGTGTTACGGTTATATCTTTCAACTGGTCCTGCACGCCTTTGATTTCATCAGACTTTATCAGTTGCCTTGGACAGCCGCGCTGGTGCTGCTGGTGATCACTACCTTTGGTGTTCTCGTGCCCTCTTCTCCGGGCTATGTAGGTACTTATCATTATCTCTGCCAGGTTTCGCTGGGACTGTTCGGGGTGCCGGCCAGCCCGGCCTTGACCTACGCGCTCGTCATGCACGGCATCAACTTTTTCCCCATTTTGATTCTGGGCCTGATCATCCTCTCCAAGGAGGGATTGAGCATCTCGAGTTTGCGCAAAGAGACCGGCGCCTGA
- a CDS encoding sugar phosphate isomerase/epimerase, which yields MSLQRPLGLFMVCDEALPVRLQAGRQLSIPTAQILAPGRRDSSSIKALARRFEEAGMQITVVFCGFAGESYADIPTVAATVGLVPPATRSQRLTEAKEISDFAAELVVPAIALHIGFIGDELDSPEYHALVATAQELCDHCRKNNQRLHLETGQESAQELLRFITEVDRPNLAVNFDPANMILYGCGEPLPALKLLGPLVKSVHCKDAKWAARPGKEWGREVPLGEGDVDIAAFIQVLNEIGYSGPLTIEREIMGEQQLLDMQKGVELLNRLNV from the coding sequence ATGTCGCTCCAGCGTCCTTTGGGGTTGTTCATGGTATGTGATGAGGCTCTGCCCGTCCGATTGCAGGCCGGCCGGCAGCTGTCCATTCCCACCGCGCAGATACTGGCGCCCGGCCGGCGCGACAGCTCATCCATAAAGGCGTTGGCCCGTCGGTTTGAAGAGGCGGGCATGCAGATCACCGTGGTGTTCTGCGGCTTTGCCGGCGAGAGTTATGCCGATATCCCCACCGTGGCTGCGACCGTAGGGCTGGTACCGCCGGCGACGCGGTCCCAGCGTTTAACCGAGGCCAAAGAGATCTCTGATTTTGCCGCCGAGTTGGTGGTTCCGGCCATTGCGCTGCATATCGGCTTTATCGGCGATGAACTCGATTCCCCGGAGTATCATGCTTTGGTCGCCACGGCCCAAGAGCTGTGCGATCATTGTCGCAAGAACAATCAACGGCTGCACCTGGAAACCGGTCAGGAATCAGCCCAAGAGCTGCTCAGGTTTATCACTGAAGTGGACCGGCCCAATTTGGCGGTCAATTTCGATCCGGCAAATATGATCCTGTACGGCTGCGGTGAACCCCTGCCTGCCTTGAAGCTGCTGGGGCCGCTGGTCAAAAGCGTGCATTGCAAAGACGCCAAATGGGCGGCCCGTCCAGGAAAGGAGTGGGGCCGGGAGGTTCCGCTGGGAGAGGGTGATGTGGATATAGCGGCGTTCATCCAGGTTTTGAACGAGATCGGCTATAGCGGACCGCTGACCATCGAGCGGGAGATTATGGGCGAGCAGCAATTGCTGGACATGCAAAAAGGAGTGGAACTGCTCAATCGGCTGAATGTCTGA
- a CDS encoding SMC family ATPase: MILKRIKLENYRRFQSLELEFPENVIGIIGKNGAGKSSLLEAVGWALYGTRASRTDKLEIRSQFSGETGAAGVELEFVYGDREYRVVRRIKGKNAVVEAAVYVSTATAPEAVQERGVNEYIENLLKLDYRSFLSSVFARQKELAALSGMQPEERRRTINRLIGIDAVDDSRERVRKDRNEQQRYLEGMRHSLLNPEALRSRYQRLQAQQGEVQLELARLSEETGRRRKSLAQCKSRYEALAKLRDQNTLLTTRLIKDQGRLQECENSERRLRDELAVVTKAEKELAEIRPKVVEIERLKAEKEEWDRRALRKTRQEGLEQARRHLDEQRQSLKMRLDVCSAALLHYDAVVAELQALSERLRDAEEAVQDLRRQHNAYSGRRTHAERNGREWAEKAATLRRLGPEGVCPTCTQPLKDHYEQAVAEIEQTITRLRQEYVLARDQEKALLQAIHEKETAVEALRREKEELVKRQAGLDETKKQHTQLTAEQKTLQETHEQNQTQLAELGVVDYDAAAHAACTQRVAAAQALLQKQAQLEERVGRRSALEADLSAAQKTRVEIIGDLDQTRQAQAALNFSETDFQSAKAEVDRESQALDQSQEELSGCRETMARVASETASLSQTIQEQEQRGEQIKLLDEEVRYLDALDMHLGRFRLELAGRIRPLLAHRASQLLALVSNNRYQWLELDEDYGIQVYDANQAFGVNRFSGGEQDLVNLCLRIAISQVVAERSGGFPVNFLVLDEVFASQDEERKQSILEALNRLSSQFRQIFMITHVEAIKEILPVILEVRFRDADTSEAVWR, translated from the coding sequence ATGATCCTCAAACGTATTAAACTGGAGAATTACCGCCGCTTTCAATCTCTGGAGCTTGAATTTCCCGAGAATGTCATCGGCATTATCGGCAAGAACGGCGCCGGCAAGTCCTCTCTGCTTGAGGCGGTCGGTTGGGCGCTGTATGGCACGCGTGCCTCCCGCACAGACAAGCTTGAGATCCGGTCCCAGTTCAGCGGCGAAACGGGTGCGGCCGGCGTTGAACTCGAGTTCGTTTACGGCGACCGGGAGTATCGCGTTGTGCGCAGGATCAAAGGCAAAAACGCGGTGGTTGAAGCGGCGGTGTATGTCTCAACCGCGACCGCACCGGAAGCAGTGCAGGAACGCGGCGTAAACGAGTATATCGAAAATTTGCTCAAACTGGACTATCGTTCTTTCCTATCTTCCGTTTTTGCCCGGCAAAAAGAGCTGGCGGCTCTTTCCGGCATGCAGCCGGAGGAGCGGCGGCGCACCATCAACCGTTTGATCGGCATCGATGCCGTCGACGACAGCCGTGAGCGGGTGCGCAAAGATCGCAACGAACAGCAGAGATATCTCGAGGGCATGCGGCACAGCCTTCTCAATCCCGAAGCGCTGCGTTCGCGTTATCAGCGCCTGCAAGCGCAGCAGGGCGAGGTGCAATTGGAATTGGCCCGGTTGAGCGAAGAGACCGGACGCCGGCGAAAATCGCTGGCGCAGTGCAAAAGTCGGTATGAGGCGCTGGCCAAACTGCGCGATCAGAATACGCTGTTGACGACCCGTCTGATTAAGGATCAGGGCCGGCTGCAGGAATGCGAGAACAGCGAACGCCGTCTGCGCGACGAGCTGGCGGTCGTCACCAAGGCGGAGAAAGAGCTGGCGGAGATCCGGCCCAAAGTGGTAGAGATCGAACGACTCAAGGCGGAGAAGGAAGAGTGGGATCGTCGGGCGTTGCGAAAAACCCGGCAGGAAGGATTGGAGCAGGCTCGCCGTCATCTGGATGAGCAGCGGCAAAGCCTGAAGATGCGCCTGGATGTCTGCAGCGCCGCTTTGCTCCACTATGATGCGGTGGTTGCAGAGTTGCAGGCCTTGAGTGAACGATTGCGGGACGCTGAGGAGGCTGTGCAGGATCTGAGGCGGCAGCATAACGCGTACAGCGGCCGACGCACTCATGCTGAACGCAATGGCCGGGAATGGGCTGAGAAAGCTGCAACGCTGCGGCGATTGGGGCCCGAGGGTGTTTGTCCCACCTGCACCCAGCCGCTGAAAGACCACTATGAGCAGGCTGTGGCTGAGATTGAGCAAACCATCACCCGGTTGAGGCAGGAGTACGTCCTTGCCAGAGATCAGGAGAAGGCCCTTCTCCAGGCCATTCACGAGAAAGAGACCGCGGTGGAAGCCCTGCGCCGGGAGAAGGAAGAGCTGGTGAAACGGCAGGCAGGGCTGGATGAGACCAAAAAACAACATACGCAGCTGACCGCAGAGCAGAAAACGTTGCAAGAGACCCACGAGCAGAATCAGACGCAGCTGGCCGAGTTGGGCGTGGTCGATTACGATGCGGCCGCTCATGCGGCCTGCACGCAAAGGGTAGCGGCGGCGCAGGCGTTGCTGCAAAAGCAGGCTCAGCTCGAGGAAAGGGTGGGGCGCCGCTCCGCTCTGGAAGCTGATCTCAGCGCGGCGCAGAAAACCAGGGTGGAGATCATCGGAGATCTTGACCAAACGCGGCAGGCTCAAGCCGCATTGAATTTCTCTGAAACGGATTTTCAATCCGCGAAGGCTGAGGTGGACCGTGAATCGCAAGCCCTGGATCAGAGTCAGGAGGAGTTGAGCGGCTGTCGCGAGACTATGGCGCGCGTGGCCAGCGAAACCGCATCGCTGTCGCAGACTATACAAGAACAGGAACAGAGGGGTGAGCAGATCAAACTTTTAGATGAAGAGGTGCGTTATCTGGATGCCCTGGATATGCATCTGGGGCGGTTCCGACTGGAGCTGGCCGGCCGGATTCGGCCGCTGTTGGCGCATCGCGCTTCGCAGTTGCTGGCTTTGGTTTCCAATAACCGTTATCAATGGCTCGAGTTGGATGAGGACTATGGTATTCAGGTGTATGACGCCAATCAGGCTTTTGGCGTCAACCGATTCTCCGGCGGCGAACAGGATCTGGTGAACCTGTGCTTGCGCATCGCCATCAGTCAGGTGGTGGCGGAACGCAGCGGCGGTTTTCCGGTTAATTTTTTGGTGCTGGACGAGGTGTTCGCGTCTCAGGATGAAGAACGGAAACAGAGCATTCTGGAGGCGCTCAACCGGTTGTCCTCCCAGTTTCGCCAGATTTTCATGATCACCCATGTGGAGGCGATCAAGGAGATCCTGCCGGTTATCCTGGAGGTGCGGTTCCGCGACGCCGACACCAGTGAGGCGGTCTGGCGTTGA
- a CDS encoding exonuclease SbcCD subunit D, producing MRLVHFSDTHLGFSDYYRTDPQTGLNQREQDVYQAWEQAIALILSLQPDLVLHAGDLFHTPRPNNRAIRIALEGIQKISSAGIPMVIVSGNHETPRIRSTGSIFESLALFPNVFPVYESRYECHVIGSVAVHCIPHCSLTEELEEAVNAVTRWEGAAHQVLVTHGAWSGSYGMGEFNEQRLPDLDATTAGPFDYIALGHYHRPLAIREHIRYSGSTERTSLSQSEHPCGLLEVDLASGKINFFELATRPMLRLPVLECRRLSAADIYQQVERLSRTCPDGAVVQLTLNEVNASVFLQLETARLDNLFEHVLQLERIIRPAEAEDAVHRVNERIESLPVEFGRYLEAVEEPHWDKQRLMQLGYRYLDV from the coding sequence ATGCGACTGGTTCATTTTTCCGACACCCATCTCGGATTTTCCGATTACTACCGCACGGATCCGCAGACTGGGCTCAATCAACGCGAACAAGATGTGTACCAGGCGTGGGAGCAAGCTATTGCGCTCATCCTGTCGTTGCAGCCGGATCTGGTGCTGCATGCCGGAGATCTGTTTCACACGCCGCGGCCCAACAACCGCGCCATCCGCATAGCCCTGGAGGGCATCCAAAAGATCAGCAGTGCCGGCATCCCGATGGTGATCGTCTCCGGCAACCACGAGACGCCGCGCATTCGTTCGACCGGTTCCATCTTTGAATCGCTGGCTCTTTTTCCAAACGTGTTTCCGGTATATGAGAGTCGGTATGAATGTCATGTCATTGGATCTGTGGCGGTCCATTGCATTCCCCATTGCTCCCTCACCGAGGAACTGGAGGAGGCGGTCAACGCCGTGACCCGGTGGGAGGGAGCGGCCCATCAGGTGCTGGTGACCCACGGCGCTTGGAGCGGCAGCTATGGGATGGGCGAGTTCAACGAACAGCGGCTGCCGGACTTGGATGCAACCACCGCGGGTCCGTTCGATTACATCGCTCTGGGTCATTACCACAGACCCCTTGCTATTCGCGAGCACATCCGCTACAGCGGATCCACGGAACGAACCAGTCTGTCGCAGAGCGAGCATCCCTGCGGTTTGCTGGAAGTGGATCTTGCCTCGGGCAAGATAAATTTTTTCGAGCTGGCCACTCGTCCGATGCTGCGGCTGCCGGTGCTGGAGTGCCGAAGGCTTTCTGCTGCGGACATTTACCAGCAGGTGGAACGGCTGAGCCGCACCTGTCCGGACGGCGCCGTGGTTCAACTCACATTGAATGAGGTCAACGCCTCGGTCTTTCTCCAGCTCGAGACCGCACGGTTGGACAACCTGTTCGAGCACGTGTTGCAGCTTGAAAGGATCATCCGACCGGCCGAGGCCGAGGACGCGGTGCATCGGGTAAACGAACGCATCGAATCCCTGCCAGTGGAATTCGGCCGTTATCTGGAGGCGGTGGAGGAGCCGCACTGGGACAAACAGCGGTTGATGCAATTGGGTTATCGGTATCTGGACGTATGA